One part of the Gossypium raimondii isolate GPD5lz chromosome 1, ASM2569854v1, whole genome shotgun sequence genome encodes these proteins:
- the LOC105786102 gene encoding uncharacterized protein LOC105786102: MKRKRGHKKGNKAKANAAALVAPNEGTGNVASVNTDDNSVNDDYESGMEVDTPSSTRTDPAFNVTSVNPDSSVDKAVGKSVGRVKVKLKTSSKVLESDVPSHSDTDKSSPQVGFERQGGVYEKMEDSANSSAEMKMGVSSSVSRKAGSIKIKSSRMLAGSNADKSGNVIGEERESSFQKEAKMPRLGSRYNKRELDSALTVIKKVMKMEAAAPFNEPVNPEALGIPDYFDIIDTPMDFGTICNNFESGDKYMDSEDVFKDVQYIWDNCCKYNNKGDAILDLMRRVKKNFMKYWTAAGLYTEHSKGANGAEGGDVEDSSQGKMQIKSGQSKLKNRKHGRRHKSDCLCAICVLKRRKREREANARMAKGHSEVLDPLQEESSPVGSPYGEDSSLNMDESVDPYADAEVEGEGEKVKGEVSEHQYSRMEERHEEEEDDGEEEEEEDEEENEIKTINKDEGQTKEQSEFRDSLSEERSRKSQPETVDKSGAVAQNQKGITTQNEEESKAVQQQRYKEAQERQQRSKMLESFCFENPMLLKLCGVLFPDNKKSVWSGRHSLVLNRDSQTSLVHSAIESFMK; this comes from the exons ATGAAACGAAAGAGAGGGCataagaaaggaaataaagCTAAAGCCAATGCTGCTGCTTTGGTGGCTCCCAATGAGGGTACTGGCAATGTTGCGAGTGTAAATACTGATGATAATTCTGTTAATGATGATTATGAATCTGGGATGGAAGTTGATACTCCTTCATCTACCAGAACCGATCCGGCATTCAATGTCACCAGCGTAAATCCTGATAGCTCTGTGGATAAGGCCGTTGGTAAGTCCGTTGGTCGTGTTAAGGTGAAGCTCAAGACATCATCAAAAGTGTTGGAATCTGATGTCCCTTCACATAGTGATACCGATAAGAGTAGTCCACAAGTAGGGTTTGAGAGACAAGGTGGGGTTTATGAGAAAATGGAAGACAGTGCTAATTCATCTGCAGAGATGAAAATGGGTGTTTCTAGTAGCGTGTCAAGGAAAGCTGGAAGTATCAAGATTAAGTCATCTAGGATGTTGGCTGGTTCAAATGCTGATAAGAGTGGTAATGTTATAGGAGAAGAACGTGAGTCTTCTTTCCAGAAAGAAGCAAAGATGCCTCGTTTGGGTTCTCGGTATAATAAGCGAGAATTAGATTCTGCTCTGACG GTGATAAAGAAAGTGATGAAAATGGAAGCAGCTGCTCCCTTCAATGAGCCTGTCAACCCTGAAGCTCTGGGGATACCT GACTATTTTGATATCATAGACACACCAATGGATTTTGGAACTATATGCAACAATTTTGAAAGTGGGGACAAGTACATGGATTCAGAAGATGTGTTTAAGGATGTACAGTACATTTGGGATAATTGTTGCAAGTACAACAACAAAGGTGATGCTATCTTGGACCTAATGAGACGAGTGAAGAAGAATTTCATGAAGTATTGGACAGCAGCAGGATTATACACTGAACATTCAAAAGGAGCAAATG GTGCTGAAGGCGGTGATGTTGAGGATTCCAGCCAGGGGAAAATGCAGATAAAATCTGGTCAATCAAAACTGAAAAACCGAAAACACGG AAGGCGCCATAAAAGCGATTGCTTATGTGCTATTTGCGTCTTGAAGCGACGCAAGAGAGAGCGCGAGGCAAATGCTAGAATGGCTAAAGGTCATTCTGAAGTCCTGGATCCCCTGCAAGAG GAATCTTCACCTGTTGGTAGTCCTTATGGTGAAGATTCATCATTAAATATGGATGAATCAGTGGACCCATATGCAGATGCTGAGGTGGAAGGTGAAGGAGAAAAGGTGAAAGGGGAGGTGTCTGAGCATCAGTATAGCCGTATGGAGGAGAGGCATGAGGAGGAGGAAGATGATGGggaagaagaggaagaggaggatGAGGAAGAAAACGAGATAAAGACTATTAACAAAGATGAAGGTCAAACGAAAGAGCAATCAGAGTTCAGAGATAGCTTGTCAGAGGAGCGTAGTAGAAAATCTCAGCCTGAAACAGTGGATAAGTCTGGTGCAGTAGCCCAAAACCAGAAAGGAATTACAACACAAAACGAAGAAGAAAGTAAAGCAGTTCAACAACAGAGATACAAG GAGGCTCAAGAAAGGCAACAAAGGTCTAAAATGTTGGAGAGCTTCTGCTTCGAGAATCCCATGCTTCTTAAATTATGTGGAGTTCTCTTTCCTGACAATAAGAAGTCTGTTTGGAGTGGCCGTCATTCATTGGTTCTGAATCGGGATTCTCAAACTAGTCTAGTTCATTCAGCTATCGAGTCATTCATGAAGTAG